The Armatimonadota bacterium genomic sequence ACCGGCAGACCCAGGGGCACCGCGTTGCGGAAAAAGATGCGGGCGAACGACTCCGCCAGCACGCACGCCACGCCCAGGGCCAGCAGCCCCTCCGGTGCGGTCTCCCGGCTGCTCCCGCAGCCGAAGTTCCGGCCCGCCACCACCACGTCTCCGGGCCGCACCTCCCGGGCGAACTCCGGGCGCACCGCCTCCAGCACGTGGTGCTTCCGTTCCTCCAGGGGCGCCACCGCGTACGCGCCGGGGGCCAACAGGTCCGTGCTGATGTCATGGCCGAACTTCCACACCCGGCCCCGAAGCAGCTGCCGGAGGTTCACCTCACCCAACGGCCACCTCCACCTCCCGGGGGTCTGTGATGCGGCCCGCCACCGCGCTGGCGGCCACCGTGGCCGGCGAAGCCAGGTAGATCTCCGCGCGCGGTCTGCCCATACGGCCCTGGAAGTCGCGGTTGTGGGTACCGATGCACCGCTCGCCGTCGCCCAGCAGGCCCAGATGACCGCCGAAGCACGGGCCACAGCCGGGCGGCAGCACCACTGCACCCGCAGCCACCAGGTCTGCCAGGATGCCTCGCCGGCTCGCCTCCTCGTACACGGCCCGGGAGGCGGGCGCTACCAGCAGCCGGGTGCGCGGGTGCACGCGGCGGCCGCGCAGGTACCGGGCGGCTTCCTCCAGGTCCTCCACGCGGCCGTTGGTGCAGGAGCCGATGAAGGCCTGGTCCACTTCCACCCCTTGCACCTCCCGAGCCGGCCGCACGTGGTCCACCCGGTGGGGCAGGGCCACCAGGGGCTCCAGGGCCGACAGGTCCACCTGCAGGGTGCGCTCGTACTCCGCGTCGGGGTCGGGAGCCGGCCAGGCGGGGTCGTGGTGGCCGTAGAACCGCGCGGTGACCTCGTCGGGCGGGAAGAAGCAGAACTTGGCGCCGGCTTCCACCGCCATGTTGGCCACGCTCATGCGGCCGGACAGGTCCACGTGGGCCGTCGCCTCTCCGGCGAACTCCAGGGCGCGGTACTGGGCGAACTCCGCCCCGTACCGGCCCAGCAGATGGATGAAGGATCAGGTCTTTCCAGCTCGCGGGAGCCCGCAGCCGCCCTGCTAGCTCGCAGCGGATGGTGGGGGGGACCTGGAACCAGAGGGCCCCGGTGGCCACCGCGTAGGCCATCTCCGAGGTGCCGACCCCCGTGCCCGCCGCACTCACGGCGCCGTAGGTGGTGGCGTGGGAGTCGGTGCCCACCACCAGCATCCCGGGCCGCACCAGGCGCTGCTCTACCAGCAGCTGGTGGCAGATCCCCTGTCCGGTGTCGAAGAAGTGGCGAACCGAAAAACGCCGCACGTCTTCCCGGATCCGGCGGTGCAGGCTGGCCACCGCGGCGCTGGGGGAAGGTGAGAAGTGGTCCAGCACCACCGCCACCCGATCCGGGGCCCACAGCCGGCGCACCCCCAGCCGCTCCAGGGTGTCGAACAGGGTGCCCGCGAAGATGTCGTGGACCAGGCAGAAGTCCACCGCGCAGGTGACGAACTCCCCGGCTTCCACTCGCCTCCGCCCCGCCGCCCGCGCCAGGATGGCCTCTGCAAGGGTTTGCCCCACGGACATGTTCCGCCCGACCGTTCGGTCGACTCACACCCTAGAGTCCGCGGCGGGGATGGTCAATGCGACGAACAGGGGAATTTTTCTGGTGCAGAGCGGCGAGCCCACCGCGCATCCGCGCCTAAAGGCTCCTGTGGCCTCTTTCGGATGCTCCAGGAAGGGTTGGTACAAATGTCTCATTGACTGTGCCAATCGGATCGATAAGTAAGAAGGAATCGTAGCGACCGATAGGTCGGTACCGGGGAGATGGAACCATGGAGCACGGGAAGGGCCGCAGGGCACGGTGGAGGGTATTTTTCCGTCATACTCGCGGGTCTGGGGATCGCCCTAGGGCTGGGAATTCCCTCCCTCGGCGGGCCTGCAGCGCGCGTGGGGACTCCGTACCGGATCGGGTTCATCAGCTCGGTGACCGGGCCCGGCTCCAGCCTGGGGACTCCGGAGCGCGACGTGGCCCGGCTTGTGCA encodes the following:
- a CDS encoding aconitase family protein, which produces MEFAGEATAHVDLSGRMSVANMAVEAGAKFCFFPPDEVTARFYGHHDPAWPAPDPDAEYERTLQVDLSALEPLVALPHRVDHVRPAREVQGVEVDQAFIGSCTNGRVEDLEEAARYLRGRRVHPRTRLLVAPASRAVYEEASRRGILADLVAAGAVVLPPGCGPCFGGHLGLLGDGERCIGTHNRDFQGRMGRPRAEIYLASPATVAASAVAGRITDPREVEVAVG